Genomic DNA from Fimbriimonas ginsengisoli Gsoil 348:
CAGGTTCATGATGTCGATGGTGGGGCGGAGGTGGCCTTCGTCGTCGAAGGCACATAGCAGGAAAGCGGGGGGCAGGTTGGGGGTCGCGGGCGCTTCTTGCGGGATGGCGACGGGTCCGGTGTAGATCCACATGGCAAAGTCGGGGCGCCCGTTGACGGCGTCGATCGCGTCGGGCGACTTGACCGAGGGAACGTCGCCAAAGACGACGGAGGACACGACCTCTCCACCGGCGGAAAAACCGATGAAGCCGATTTTGGCGGGATCGATTCCGTAGTCCGCCGCCTTCGCCCGCACGGTGCGCATGGCGCGGTAGCCGTCTTCTTTCGCGGATACGTCCACGGTGACCTTGGAGCCCGACTCACGCGAGAGGCGATATTTAAGAACGAAGGCGGTGATGCCAAGTTTGTTGAAGTAGGCCGCCGGCTGCTCCCCTTCCGGGCCGAAAACGTTCGACGTGAACCCCCCGCCAGGGGCGATGACGATCGCTACCCCGTTGGCTTTTCCCGCGGGCGGTCGAAAAACGGTCAGCGAGGGGTTCTGGATGTTCTTGATCGAATAGCTGTTCGGTCTCACTTCCGGCTCGTTCCGCCTCTCTTCCGAACCAGGCGCTCCGTTCGGCCAAAGTGTGATGACTTCCGGCGCTTGAACAAGCGAGCTATGCGCAATCGACGATGAGAGCAACAGCTTGAGGAGCAAGACCATTTGTCAACCCTACCTCCTTCCTTCTCGGCGAGTTCGGTCTAGACGGGATCGTTTAGGAGCGCCGGAGTTGTTTGGCGGTAGAAGCTTCCCCGCCAATGCCAATAGAACCACCCTGAACAGCCAACGTGGAACGACCGCGCGCCCAAAGCTCGCCGTACGCTGACGCTCGCGCTTCGCATCTCGGGCAATGCGGCGTAAACGCCGAGCTTCCTCCACGGCATTGCCAAGTTGCTTGGTAGGTTCCATTCTTCCCACGCGAGACGAAGCATGCGGCAGTCGGGATCGAATGGCCTCTCTACCCGTCGATCCGAGGCAAACTCAATCGACCAGTTTGCAGAGGCCGACGCGGACCTCGACGAAGGAGAATAGAACGATGCGGGTAATGATCATTGCAAAAGCGACGCCTGAAACCGAGGTGGAGATGACGCCTACGCCCGAAATGATGGAGGCGTTTGAGGCGATGGAGCAATTCCAAAGGGAGCTAGAGGAAGCCGGGATTTTGGATATGCAGGGGTACGGGCTTCGGCCATCGTCACAAGGGAAACGGGTTCGATTCGACGGGTCGAAACGATCCGTCATCGATGGACCGTTTACCGAGACCAAAGAACTCCTGGC
This window encodes:
- a CDS encoding alpha/beta hydrolase; this translates as MVLLLKLLLSSSIAHSSLVQAPEVITLWPNGAPGSEERRNEPEVRPNSYSIKNIQNPSLTVFRPPAGKANGVAIVIAPGGGFTSNVFGPEGEQPAAYFNKLGITAFVLKYRLSRESGSKVTVDVSAKEDGYRAMRTVRAKAADYGIDPAKIGFIGFSAGGEVVSSVVFGDVPSVKSPDAIDAVNGRPDFAMWIYTGPVAIPQEAPATPNLPPAFLLCAFDDEGHLRPTIDIMNLYRKAKVSAEMHITSGGGHGFNLGNREKKLISVQTWPQRMTDWLIDLGFATKV
- a CDS encoding YciI family protein, producing the protein MRVMIIAKATPETEVEMTPTPEMMEAFEAMEQFQRELEEAGILDMQGYGLRPSSQGKRVRFDGSKRSVIDGPFTETKELLAGFSIWKVKDMDEAVEWVKKGPNPIFSPSEVEIRPIYEYEDLADFVTP